A window of the Bradyrhizobium diazoefficiens genome harbors these coding sequences:
- a CDS encoding caspase family protein: MHARVFNRVLMLAALVAAALAVALQPASAEKRIALVVGNSAYKNITPLDNPSKDASLMAETLSTLGFTLVGGHAQLDLDKSAMDIAVQNFGRQVQGADVALFYYAGHGVQVAGSNYLVPVGANPTREADVDFQMTDVNLVLRQMQGAGTRLNLVILDACRNNPFGSRGLRSSDGGLAQMRAPEGTLISYATQPGNVAQDGSDGHSPYTKALAATVRTAGLDVFQTFNQVGLAVKRATSGAQQPWVSSSPIDGTFYFVPPTQVAPPQVAAMQPDPLPADRLRADPDRVPLRDAALLSELAERLYELNFDPDTPDGLTRAITKLQQRISMAPTGEATEGLLLRMRKMEDLKPWGSIVYGPDSSKWGISWNHASRRAAVADARGNCAGAKCPIELSFYGKSCGAFAISDKSWSLVQREGVQRAKDAALDDCGKAGKACRIIGAVCADGSGR, translated from the coding sequence ATGCACGCGCGGGTTTTCAATCGCGTCCTGATGCTGGCAGCGCTCGTCGCGGCCGCGCTCGCCGTCGCGCTCCAGCCGGCATCAGCCGAAAAGCGCATCGCGCTTGTCGTCGGCAACTCCGCCTACAAGAACATCACGCCGCTCGACAATCCGTCAAAGGATGCGAGCCTGATGGCGGAGACGCTCAGCACGCTCGGCTTCACGCTGGTCGGCGGCCACGCCCAGCTCGATCTCGACAAGAGCGCGATGGACATCGCCGTGCAGAACTTTGGCCGGCAGGTGCAGGGCGCCGACGTCGCGCTGTTCTATTATGCCGGTCACGGCGTGCAGGTCGCGGGCTCGAATTATCTCGTGCCGGTCGGCGCCAATCCGACGCGCGAGGCCGACGTCGACTTCCAGATGACCGACGTCAATCTGGTGCTGCGGCAGATGCAGGGCGCCGGCACGCGGCTCAACCTCGTCATCCTCGATGCCTGCCGCAACAACCCGTTCGGCTCGCGCGGACTGCGGTCCTCCGACGGCGGTCTTGCGCAGATGCGCGCGCCGGAGGGCACGCTGATCTCCTACGCCACGCAGCCCGGCAATGTCGCCCAGGACGGCAGTGACGGCCACAGCCCCTACACCAAGGCGCTGGCCGCGACGGTCCGGACCGCGGGCCTCGACGTGTTCCAGACCTTCAATCAGGTCGGCCTCGCCGTGAAGCGCGCCACCTCAGGCGCGCAGCAGCCCTGGGTGTCGTCCTCGCCGATCGACGGCACCTTCTACTTCGTGCCACCGACGCAAGTCGCGCCGCCGCAGGTCGCCGCGATGCAGCCCGACCCGCTGCCGGCGGACCGGCTGCGCGCCGATCCCGACCGCGTGCCGTTGCGCGATGCCGCGCTGCTCAGCGAATTGGCCGAGCGGCTCTACGAGCTGAATTTCGATCCGGATACGCCCGACGGACTGACCCGCGCGATCACGAAACTGCAGCAGCGCATTTCGATGGCGCCGACAGGTGAAGCGACCGAAGGCCTGCTGTTGCGGATGCGCAAGATGGAGGACCTGAAGCCGTGGGGCTCGATCGTCTACGGCCCCGACAGCAGCAAATGGGGCATCTCGTGGAATCATGCCTCTCGACGCGCGGCGGTGGCGGATGCGCGCGGCAATTGCGCCGGCGCCAAATGTCCGATCGAGCTGTCCTTCTACGGCAAAAGCTGCGGCGCGTTCGCGATCTCGGACAAGTCCTGGTCGCTGGTCCAGCGCGAGGGCGTACAGCGCGCGAAGGACGCCGCGCTTGACGATTGCGGCAAGGCTGGCAAAGCTTGCCGCATTATTGGAGCCGTCTGTGCCGACGGCTCCGGTCGCTGA
- a CDS encoding DUF1648 domain-containing protein encodes MLPADYIFGFAVALVVGFSLYFGPRIERERVAMQWGPNGEPTWYAPKWLAMWGMVVFMASVRLFIWLASTYAPQHVHGAELGIVIFSLVAAGSHLFVLMKTRESL; translated from the coding sequence ATGTTACCCGCAGACTACATCTTTGGCTTCGCTGTCGCGCTAGTCGTCGGATTCAGCCTTTATTTTGGTCCCCGGATCGAACGCGAGCGCGTTGCAATGCAATGGGGGCCCAATGGCGAGCCAACATGGTACGCTCCAAAATGGTTGGCTATGTGGGGAATGGTTGTCTTCATGGCGTCCGTTCGGCTCTTCATTTGGTTGGCTTCAACCTATGCGCCGCAGCACGTGCACGGTGCTGAATTAGGAATAGTCATTTTCTCGCTGGTCGCCGCGGGCTCTCACTTGTTCGTTCTAATGAAGACGAGAGAGAGCCTCTGA
- the gmk gene encoding guanylate kinase → MTTGGHGTDGVERRGLMFVLSSPSGAGKTTLSRLLIDRMPGLRMSVSATTRAMRPGEVDGRDYLFVDKPRFDAMVKGDELLEWATVFDNSYGTPRAPVEAALSAGQDVLFDIDWQGTQQLREKARADVVSVFILPPSVGDLEKRLHSRAQDSDEVIRKRMSRASHEMSHWAEYDYIVINHNVDDAFAEVQSILKAERLKRERRTGLVSFVRGLQGQLQG, encoded by the coding sequence ATGACGACGGGCGGTCACGGAACTGACGGTGTCGAGCGGCGCGGGCTGATGTTCGTGCTGTCCTCGCCATCGGGCGCGGGCAAGACGACGCTGTCGCGTCTCCTGATCGACCGCATGCCCGGCCTGCGCATGTCGGTGTCGGCGACGACGCGCGCGATGCGGCCCGGCGAGGTCGACGGCCGCGACTATCTGTTCGTCGACAAGCCCAGGTTCGACGCCATGGTGAAGGGCGATGAGCTGCTGGAATGGGCCACCGTGTTCGACAACAGCTACGGCACGCCGCGTGCGCCCGTCGAGGCCGCGCTGTCGGCGGGGCAGGACGTGCTGTTCGACATCGACTGGCAGGGTACCCAGCAGTTGCGCGAAAAAGCGCGCGCGGACGTCGTCAGCGTCTTCATCCTGCCGCCGTCGGTCGGCGATCTCGAGAAGCGGCTGCATTCGCGTGCGCAGGATTCCGACGAGGTGATCCGCAAGCGGATGAGCCGCGCCAGCCACGAGATGAGCCACTGGGCTGAGTACGACTACATCGTCATCAACCACAATGTTGATGACGCCTTCGCCGAGGTGCAGTCGATCCTGAAGGCCGAGCGGCTCAAGCGCGAGCGGCGGACCGGCCTCGTGAGCTTCGTGCGAGGGCTGCAAGGTCAGCTTCAAGGCTAG
- a CDS encoding YicC/YloC family endoribonuclease, which produces MALSSMTGFARSHGASGPYTFEWELKSVNAKGFDLRVRLPQGFDELEAHAKKRAGELLSRGTVYANLNVKRANAAATVRVNEDVLNAVLKAAAVIAGKVDAVAPSVDGLLAIKGVVEVAEPEGDEEEDKAARAAAADAFDKALADLVEMRKREGASLGQILTQRVDEVEQLAKKAEGAPGRKPEAIKARLAEQIAALLDTSDRFDSDRLMQEAILIATRADIREELDRIASHIAQARELIGKGGPIGRKLDFLAQEFHREVNTCCSKSNDIELTNTGLAMKNVVEQFREQVQNLE; this is translated from the coding sequence ATGGCGCTGTCGTCCATGACCGGCTTTGCCCGAAGCCACGGCGCGAGCGGGCCGTATACGTTCGAATGGGAGTTGAAGTCGGTCAACGCCAAGGGCTTTGACTTGCGGGTGCGGCTGCCGCAGGGGTTCGACGAGCTCGAGGCCCACGCCAAGAAGCGCGCCGGCGAGCTGTTGTCGCGCGGCACCGTCTACGCCAATCTCAACGTCAAGCGTGCCAATGCCGCCGCCACCGTCCGGGTCAATGAAGACGTGCTCAACGCCGTGCTGAAGGCCGCCGCCGTCATCGCCGGCAAGGTCGACGCGGTCGCGCCGAGCGTCGACGGCCTGCTCGCCATCAAGGGCGTCGTCGAGGTCGCCGAGCCCGAGGGCGACGAGGAGGAGGATAAGGCCGCGCGGGCCGCCGCAGCGGACGCCTTCGACAAGGCGCTCGCCGATCTCGTCGAGATGCGCAAGCGCGAGGGTGCCTCGCTCGGCCAGATCCTGACCCAGCGGGTCGACGAGGTTGAGCAACTGGCGAAGAAGGCGGAAGGAGCGCCGGGCCGCAAGCCCGAGGCGATCAAGGCGAGGCTCGCCGAGCAGATCGCCGCGCTGCTGGACACGTCCGACCGTTTCGATTCCGACCGTTTGATGCAGGAAGCGATCCTGATCGCGACCAGGGCCGACATCCGCGAGGAGCTCGACCGCATCGCCTCCCACATCGCGCAGGCGCGCGAGCTGATCGGCAAGGGCGGCCCGATCGGGCGCAAGCTCGATTTCCTGGCGCAGGAGTTTCACCGCGAGGTCAACACCTGCTGCTCGAAGTCGAACGACATCGAGCTGACCAATACCGGGCTCGCCATGAAGAACGTGGTCGAGCAATTCCGAGAGCAGGTTCAGAATCTGGAGTGA
- the mltG gene encoding endolytic transglycosylase MltG — MSERPPISPRSPRAALEPEQVPPPPKRSERARNPFVVVGNAIITLLLIAMLGAGGAYYYGRQVLEAPGPLKEDKIVNIPQRAGKRDIAETLNKESVTDVNPWVFIAAVAALKASSDLKPGEYSFQKNASLRDVIATIVEGKVVQHAVTIPEGLTSEQIVARLSDNDIFTGSVRELPREGTLLPETYKFPRGTPRDQVIQRMQQAHKRVLAEIWERRSQDLPVKTPEQLETLASIVEKETGKPDERSRVAAVFVNRLKQKIKLQSDPTIIYGLVGGKGTLGRPIKRSEITQPSPYNTYVIEGLPPGPIANPGRASLEAAANPARTRDLFFVADGSGGHAFTETYDAHQKNVAKLRAMEKQIQNDTVEPADDAQPPAAAAPPAAPDTAPTATTPKPTQQKKPPARPAGPPPARQGSVQPSPPVIQR, encoded by the coding sequence ATGAGTGAAAGGCCGCCCATTTCGCCCCGGAGTCCGCGGGCAGCGCTCGAGCCCGAGCAGGTCCCGCCGCCGCCGAAGCGTTCGGAGCGGGCCCGCAATCCCTTTGTCGTGGTCGGCAACGCCATCATCACCCTGCTGCTGATCGCCATGCTCGGCGCCGGCGGCGCCTATTATTACGGCCGGCAGGTGCTCGAGGCGCCAGGGCCGCTGAAGGAAGACAAGATCGTCAACATCCCGCAGCGCGCCGGCAAGCGCGACATCGCCGAGACCCTGAACAAGGAGAGCGTGACCGACGTCAATCCGTGGGTGTTCATCGCCGCGGTGGCTGCGCTCAAGGCGAGCTCGGACCTGAAGCCGGGTGAATATTCGTTCCAGAAGAATGCATCCCTGCGCGACGTCATTGCCACCATCGTCGAGGGCAAGGTGGTGCAGCATGCGGTCACGATACCGGAAGGCCTGACCTCCGAGCAGATCGTGGCGCGGTTGTCCGACAACGACATCTTCACCGGCAGCGTGCGCGAGCTGCCGCGCGAGGGCACGCTGCTGCCGGAGACCTACAAGTTCCCGCGCGGGACACCGCGCGACCAGGTGATCCAGCGCATGCAGCAGGCGCACAAGCGCGTGCTCGCGGAGATCTGGGAGCGCCGCAGCCAGGACCTTCCAGTCAAGACTCCGGAGCAGCTGGAGACGCTCGCCTCGATCGTCGAGAAGGAGACCGGCAAGCCGGATGAGCGCAGCCGTGTCGCGGCCGTGTTCGTCAATCGGCTCAAGCAGAAGATCAAGCTGCAATCCGACCCGACCATCATCTACGGCCTTGTCGGCGGCAAGGGCACGCTGGGACGTCCAATCAAGCGCAGCGAGATCACGCAGCCGTCGCCTTACAACACCTATGTGATCGAGGGCCTGCCGCCGGGCCCGATCGCCAACCCCGGCCGCGCCTCGCTGGAGGCGGCGGCCAACCCGGCCCGTACCCGCGACCTCTTCTTCGTCGCCGATGGCTCGGGCGGGCATGCCTTCACCGAGACCTACGACGCGCACCAGAAGAACGTCGCCAAGCTGCGCGCGATGGAGAAGCAGATCCAGAACGACACGGTCGAGCCGGCCGATGACGCACAGCCGCCAGCCGCCGCCGCGCCGCCCGCGGCTCCAGATACCGCGCCGACCGCGACCACGCCCAAGCCGACCCAGCAGAAGAAGCCGCCGGCGCGGCCCGCGGGTCCGCCGCCCGCCCGGCAGGGCTCGGTGCAGCCGTCGCCGCCGGTGATCCAGCGCTAG
- a CDS encoding phosphonate metabolism protein PhnM: protein MWTLLVILGIWLLINVLFVVIMIPPRKPRKSDQPRSSSGLAPVPIGQNAYAFDEDEKVSLRHTIIAIAMGALFSLTPPLLQAVDDIKRLIGKYRRPLQQAEAASERRSLETVLSDPRAQENRTPTDASSSGEHDVSKH, encoded by the coding sequence ATGTGGACCCTTCTAGTCATTCTGGGCATCTGGCTCCTGATCAACGTACTCTTCGTCGTGATCATGATTCCGCCGCGCAAGCCGCGGAAATCCGATCAGCCGCGATCGTCGAGCGGGCTCGCGCCCGTCCCGATCGGCCAAAATGCCTACGCCTTCGATGAGGACGAAAAGGTCTCGCTGCGCCACACCATCATCGCCATTGCGATGGGCGCGTTGTTCTCCCTGACTCCGCCCTTGCTGCAAGCCGTCGACGACATCAAGCGGCTGATCGGCAAATACCGCAGGCCGCTGCAACAGGCCGAGGCCGCGAGCGAGAGGCGATCTCTGGAGACAGTCCTCAGCGACCCCCGCGCCCAGGAGAATCGGACGCCAACCGACGCATCGTCATCCGGCGAGCACGACGTGTCGAAGCACTAA